One Acutalibacter muris DNA window includes the following coding sequences:
- a CDS encoding heavy metal translocating P-type ATPase, protein MTKKQKTMLLRIIVSAALLIAAVLVPYEGPWRFALFLPAYFTVGWDVLWRAVRNIAHGQVFDENFLMALATVGAFCTGFFGEGEYPEAVFVMLFYQVGELFQGYAVGKSRRSISSLMDLRPDYANLERDGEVTQADPEDVAVGDIIVVKPGEKIPLDGTVIEGASTLNTAALTGESMPRSVCAGESVPSGCVNLSGVLRIRVEKEFGESTVAKILDLVENASSKKAKAENFITRFARYYTPAVVIGAVLLAVLPPLFVGGWGEWIKRALTFLVVSCPCALVISVPLSFFGGIGGASKQGILIKGGNYMEALAAVDTVVFDKTGTLTRGVFQVAEIRPVGMAEKELLELAALAESWSDHPISRSLKEAYGGELDRSRVGEAEELSGRGVRVQVDGRSVCAGNRKLMEEMGVSCSESAAAGTERSAGTIVHIAVDGAYAGHIIIADRPKPDAGEAVARLKERGIRTVMLTGDSRAAGEGAARELGIDQVCTELMPADKVDKVEELLGQEPKRGRLAFVGDGINDAPVLSRADVGIAMGALGSDAAIEAADVVLMDDKPSKLDIAIRISRKTIVIVKENIWFALGVKALVLLLTAIGLTGMWLAVFADVGVMVLAVLNATRALGAKS, encoded by the coding sequence ATGACTAAGAAACAAAAGACCATGCTTTTGCGCATTATAGTAAGCGCGGCCCTTCTCATAGCCGCCGTGCTTGTGCCCTATGAGGGCCCCTGGCGGTTCGCGCTGTTCCTGCCGGCTTACTTTACCGTGGGCTGGGACGTGCTCTGGCGGGCGGTCAGAAATATCGCCCACGGCCAGGTTTTCGACGAGAACTTCCTTATGGCCCTTGCCACGGTGGGGGCCTTCTGCACCGGCTTCTTCGGCGAGGGCGAGTACCCCGAGGCGGTGTTTGTCATGCTGTTCTACCAGGTGGGCGAGCTGTTCCAGGGCTACGCCGTGGGTAAATCCCGGCGGTCCATATCCTCCCTGATGGACCTGCGGCCTGACTACGCAAACCTAGAGCGCGACGGCGAAGTGACTCAGGCAGACCCGGAGGACGTGGCTGTGGGCGATATCATAGTGGTGAAGCCCGGGGAAAAAATACCCCTGGACGGCACGGTGATAGAGGGGGCCAGCACCCTGAACACCGCGGCCCTGACCGGGGAAAGTATGCCCCGAAGCGTATGCGCCGGGGAGAGCGTGCCCAGCGGCTGCGTGAACCTCAGCGGAGTGCTGAGGATAAGGGTTGAAAAGGAGTTCGGGGAAAGCACCGTGGCGAAGATACTGGACCTGGTGGAGAACGCCTCCAGCAAGAAGGCCAAGGCCGAGAACTTCATAACCCGCTTCGCCCGGTACTACACCCCGGCGGTGGTTATCGGGGCCGTGCTGCTGGCGGTACTTCCGCCCCTGTTCGTGGGCGGCTGGGGAGAGTGGATAAAACGGGCGCTGACCTTCCTGGTGGTGTCCTGTCCCTGCGCCCTGGTGATATCGGTACCCTTAAGTTTCTTCGGGGGCATCGGAGGGGCCTCGAAGCAGGGCATACTTATAAAGGGCGGCAACTATATGGAGGCCCTGGCGGCGGTGGACACGGTGGTTTTTGACAAAACCGGCACCCTGACCCGGGGGGTATTCCAGGTGGCGGAGATACGCCCTGTCGGTATGGCCGAAAAGGAGCTGCTGGAGCTGGCCGCCCTGGCTGAGAGCTGGTCCGACCACCCCATCTCCCGGTCCTTAAAGGAGGCCTACGGCGGCGAATTGGACCGCTCTCGGGTGGGAGAAGCGGAGGAGCTCTCCGGTCGTGGGGTGCGGGTGCAGGTAGACGGCAGGAGCGTATGCGCGGGGAACAGGAAACTTATGGAGGAGATGGGGGTCTCCTGTTCTGAAAGCGCCGCAGCGGGAACGGAGCGCTCCGCAGGAACGATTGTGCATATAGCCGTGGACGGCGCATATGCTGGACATATAATTATCGCCGACCGGCCCAAGCCCGACGCCGGGGAAGCCGTGGCCCGGCTGAAGGAGCGGGGAATACGCACCGTCATGCTCACCGGGGACAGCAGGGCGGCCGGAGAGGGCGCCGCCCGGGAGCTGGGTATCGACCAAGTGTGTACGGAGCTCATGCCGGCGGATAAGGTGGATAAGGTAGAGGAGCTGCTGGGGCAGGAGCCTAAGCGCGGCCGGCTGGCCTTTGTGGGCGACGGCATCAACGACGCGCCGGTGCTGTCCCGGGCCGACGTGGGCATTGCCATGGGGGCCCTGGGCTCGGACGCGGCCATAGAGGCGGCGGACGTGGTGCTTATGGACGACAAACCGTCTAAGCTTGATATAGCTATACGGATATCCCGCAAGACCATAGTCATAGTCAAGGAGAATATCTGGTTTGCCTTGGGCGTAAAGGCGCTGGTACTGCTGCTGACGGCCATAGGGCTTACGGGTATGTGGCTGGCGGTTTTCGCGGACGTGGGCGTGATGGTGCTGGCGGTGCTCAACGCCACAAGGGCGCTGGGGGCGAAAAGCTAG
- a CDS encoding class I SAM-dependent methyltransferase, with protein sequence MRGFWDRVAGLYDLAELLNRRANLAMKRETALWVPPGSRVLDCAAGTGALSLAAARRAGYVLCTDLSPDMLARAKGKGERAGLMNMEFSRRDIFAPPPEEPFDVVIAGNVLHLLEEPRRAVNCLLSCVRPGGRVILPTYLQGEAGAGFRAAIGAYQALGFLFQERYTLEGYGVLLESCGAEVLCLKRLEGRLPVGFGVLGKL encoded by the coding sequence TTGAGGGGCTTCTGGGACCGGGTAGCCGGGCTTTACGACCTTGCGGAGCTTCTAAACCGCCGGGCGAACCTCGCTATGAAGCGGGAGACGGCCCTTTGGGTGCCGCCGGGAAGCCGCGTGCTGGACTGCGCGGCGGGCACTGGGGCCCTGTCCCTGGCGGCGGCCAGGCGGGCCGGGTATGTGCTCTGCACGGACCTGTCCCCGGATATGCTGGCCCGGGCCAAAGGGAAAGGGGAGCGGGCGGGTCTCATGAACATGGAGTTTTCCCGGCGGGATATCTTCGCCCCGCCGCCGGAGGAGCCCTTTGACGTGGTGATCGCCGGAAACGTCCTGCACCTGCTGGAGGAGCCCCGGCGGGCCGTCAACTGCCTGCTCTCCTGTGTCCGCCCGGGCGGACGGGTGATACTGCCCACGTACTTACAGGGCGAGGCCGGGGCGGGTTTCCGAGCGGCTATCGGGGCCTATCAGGCCTTGGGGTTTCTGTTTCAGGAGAGGTACACCCTTGAGGGCTATGGGGTTTTGCTTGAGAGCTGCGGGGCGGAGGTGCTCTGCTTAAAGCGGCTGGAGGGGCGGCTGCCGGTGGGCTTCGGGGTATTGGGAAAGCTTTGA
- a CDS encoding cation transporter produces MTKRFKLIDLDCANCAAKMEAAIKKLPGVEEANVSFMMQKLTVTADEGRFEEIMDQIEKACKKVEPDCRIVR; encoded by the coding sequence ATGACAAAACGCTTTAAACTCATCGACCTGGACTGCGCCAACTGCGCGGCGAAGATGGAGGCCGCAATTAAAAAGCTCCCCGGCGTTGAGGAGGCCAACGTGAGCTTCATGATGCAGAAGCTCACCGTCACCGCCGACGAGGGGAGGTTCGAGGAGATAATGGACCAGATAGAAAAGGCCTGCAAGAAGGTGGAGCCGGACTGCAGGATAGTACGTTGA
- a CDS encoding GNAT family N-acetyltransferase: METKLISDFTGGEFQESFKLYFNELGVNVRDWDGLFHEMGSDGRGNLAYLGIEAGRAVGFIQFCPMDCEGWFMKKTLGFIREFWIAPEYRGQGCGSELLGLAEEYFKQKRITAVALTTDTAPGFYIKHGYRHDPGFAAKNGDPVYIKHLY, from the coding sequence ATGGAGACAAAGCTGATAAGCGATTTCACAGGGGGAGAATTTCAAGAGAGCTTCAAGCTCTACTTTAATGAGTTGGGCGTCAATGTAAGGGACTGGGACGGGCTCTTTCATGAGATGGGCTCCGACGGCCGGGGGAACCTTGCGTATCTTGGCATAGAGGCCGGGAGGGCCGTGGGGTTCATACAGTTCTGCCCTATGGACTGCGAGGGCTGGTTTATGAAGAAGACGCTGGGCTTTATCCGGGAGTTCTGGATAGCGCCGGAATACCGGGGGCAGGGCTGCGGCTCGGAGCTCCTGGGGCTTGCGGAGGAATATTTTAAGCAAAAGAGGATAACAGCCGTGGCGCTGACCACGGACACCGCCCCAGGTTTCTACATTAAGCACGGCTACAGGCACGACCCGGGCTTTGCCGCCAAGAACGGCGACCCGGTGTATATAAAACACTTATATTAA
- a CDS encoding ArsR/SmtB family transcription factor, translated as MENPTAYTHVHEETVKRVNEIMPGEEELFDLSELFKIFGDSTRIRILYVLFESDMCVCGIAELLGMTQSAISHQLAVLKKAKLVRYRREGKTIFYSLSDDHVRTILDQGMEHITE; from the coding sequence ATGGAAAACCCAACCGCCTATACCCACGTGCATGAGGAGACCGTCAAGAGGGTCAACGAGATAATGCCCGGTGAGGAGGAGCTTTTCGACCTGTCGGAGCTCTTTAAGATATTCGGGGACTCCACAAGGATCCGCATACTCTATGTGCTCTTCGAGTCGGATATGTGCGTGTGCGGCATAGCGGAGCTCTTGGGCATGACCCAGTCGGCTATCTCCCACCAGCTGGCGGTGCTGAAAAAGGCGAAGCTGGTGCGGTATAGGCGGGAGGGGAAGACCATCTTCTACTCCCTTTCCGACGACCATGTGCGCACCATACTGGACCAGGGCATGGAGCATATCACGGAGTGA
- a CDS encoding putative motility protein, with protein MDPLSSVASLASSYSASNLAADYSMAVTRMAMDDAQELAAQELERMLPPSPYTFDVYA; from the coding sequence ATGGATCCTTTGAGCTCGGTGGCTTCCCTTGCCAGCTCCTACAGCGCGTCTAATTTGGCGGCGGACTACTCCATGGCCGTTACCCGCATGGCAATGGACGACGCCCAGGAGCTTGCCGCCCAGGAGCTGGAGCGGATGCTGCCCCCAAGCCCCTATACCTTTGACGTTTACGCCTGA
- a CDS encoding heparan-alpha-glucosaminide N-acetyltransferase domain-containing protein, giving the protein MSRERYHLLDTIRGILLINMTAYHGLYDVVYIMGVPMDWYTGPIGYAWQQSICWGFILLSGFCFRLSKRPMRHGLVILGAGVLVTLVTAVAMPSERIIFGVLYLLGLCALIQCGVWALWNKLGLPPFPAGLGLALSALAFFLTRGVPSGYIGFEGLRLFTLPGWLYQWDLLAVLGLPGPGFWSSDYFPLVPWVFLYLCGYFLWRLIGSRQRVMDRLRPGIGPLALIGRHSLAVYLLHQPALMAVFTALQGL; this is encoded by the coding sequence TTGAGCCGGGAGAGATACCACCTTCTTGACACCATAAGAGGGATACTGCTTATCAATATGACGGCCTATCACGGGCTGTACGACGTGGTGTATATTATGGGTGTGCCCATGGACTGGTACACCGGGCCCATAGGCTATGCCTGGCAGCAGAGTATATGCTGGGGGTTCATACTGCTCTCGGGCTTCTGCTTCCGGCTCTCAAAGCGTCCTATGCGCCACGGCCTTGTCATACTGGGGGCGGGGGTCCTGGTGACCCTTGTCACCGCCGTTGCCATGCCGTCGGAGCGGATAATCTTCGGGGTGCTGTACCTTCTGGGGCTCTGTGCCCTTATACAGTGCGGGGTTTGGGCCCTGTGGAATAAGCTGGGGCTGCCGCCCTTCCCGGCGGGGCTGGGCCTGGCCCTTTCGGCTCTGGCGTTCTTTTTGACCCGGGGGGTGCCCTCTGGGTATATAGGCTTCGAGGGGCTGCGGCTCTTTACCCTGCCCGGCTGGCTCTATCAGTGGGACCTTCTGGCGGTGCTGGGGCTGCCGGGGCCGGGGTTCTGGTCCTCGGATTATTTTCCCCTAGTGCCTTGGGTGTTTTTGTATCTCTGCGGATACTTTTTATGGCGGCTTATAGGCTCGCGCCAAAGGGTGATGGACAGGCTGCGCCCGGGCATAGGACCCCTTGCCCTTATAGGCCGGCACAGCCTTGCGGTGTACCTGCTGCATCAGCCGGCGCTTATGGCGGTATTTACCGCCCTTCAGGGACTGTAA
- a CDS encoding deoxycytidylate deaminase, protein MSGFERRDKINYYLDLAEIVAQRCTCLRHHYGAVIVKDDEVVSTGYVGAPRGRANCSDLGYCLRQKLEIPRGERYELCRSVHAEANAIISASRKEMLGADLYLVGKEVSDGSYIKNAVCCSMCKRMVINAGIARVIVRDDKDSFRSIDVKTWVEDDESLRGELGY, encoded by the coding sequence ATGAGCGGCTTTGAGCGGCGGGACAAGATAAATTACTACCTGGACCTGGCCGAGATAGTGGCCCAGCGGTGCACGTGCCTTAGGCATCACTATGGGGCGGTGATTGTGAAGGACGACGAGGTGGTGTCCACCGGCTATGTGGGCGCGCCCAGGGGCCGGGCCAACTGCTCGGACCTGGGGTACTGCCTTAGGCAGAAGCTGGAGATACCGAGAGGGGAGAGGTACGAGCTCTGCCGCTCGGTGCATGCTGAGGCCAACGCCATCATAAGCGCCTCCAGAAAGGAAATGCTTGGGGCCGACCTATACCTTGTGGGCAAGGAGGTCTCCGACGGCAGCTATATAAAAAACGCCGTCTGCTGCTCCATGTGCAAGCGCATGGTCATAAACGCCGGGATAGCCCGGGTGATAGTCCGGGACGACAAGGACAGCTTCAGGAGCATAGACGTTAAAACCTGGGTGGAGGACGACGAGTCTCTCAGGGGGGAGCTGGGCTATTGA
- the rsmA gene encoding 16S rRNA (adenine(1518)-N(6)/adenine(1519)-N(6))-dimethyltransferase RsmA, with protein MPPSLSDPRALRELLQRHGLRLSKGLGQNFLINPSVCPRMAAACGAEGCAGVLEVGPGVGVLTRELSSTAKKVVSVELDHRLLPILEETLSDCTNVEIVQGDILKLDLHRLIEEKLSGGPVCVCANLPYYITSPVIMALLEGGLPLTAVTVMVQKEAAARLCAPPGVRECGAVSVSVHYRSRPQVLFQVGRGSFMPPPNVDSSVIRFDMLPEPPVRVRNEDILFKVARGAFAQRRKTAANSLSGALRLPKGLIEGRLAQAGIPINARAEQLTLAQFGTLSDALCDDIYGG; from the coding sequence ATGCCCCCCTCCCTCTCCGACCCCCGCGCCCTGCGGGAGCTTTTACAACGCCACGGCCTGCGTCTCTCCAAGGGCCTGGGCCAGAACTTCCTGATAAACCCTTCTGTCTGCCCCCGGATGGCCGCCGCCTGTGGCGCGGAGGGCTGCGCCGGGGTCCTGGAGGTGGGCCCGGGGGTGGGTGTGCTCACCCGGGAGCTGTCCTCCACAGCTAAAAAGGTGGTCTCCGTGGAGCTGGACCACAGGCTGCTGCCGATTTTAGAGGAGACCCTCTCGGACTGTACTAACGTGGAGATAGTCCAGGGTGACATACTAAAGCTGGACCTTCACCGGCTCATAGAGGAAAAGCTCTCCGGCGGGCCCGTGTGCGTCTGCGCCAATCTCCCTTACTATATCACCTCGCCGGTGATAATGGCCCTTTTAGAGGGCGGCCTGCCCCTTACCGCCGTCACCGTCATGGTGCAGAAGGAGGCGGCGGCGCGGCTCTGCGCACCGCCGGGGGTGCGGGAGTGCGGGGCCGTCAGCGTCAGCGTCCACTACCGAAGCCGCCCCCAGGTGCTGTTCCAGGTGGGCCGGGGGAGCTTTATGCCCCCGCCCAATGTGGACTCCAGCGTAATACGCTTCGATATGCTCCCGGAGCCCCCGGTAAGGGTCCGGAACGAGGACATACTTTTCAAAGTGGCCCGGGGGGCCTTCGCCCAGCGGAGAAAGACGGCGGCAAACTCCCTCTCGGGAGCCCTTCGGCTGCCGAAGGGGCTTATAGAGGGGCGGCTGGCGCAAGCCGGAATACCGATAAATGCCAGGGCCGAGCAGCTGACCCTTGCCCAGTTCGGGACGCTGTCCGATGCCCTTTGCGACGATATTTACGGGGGGTGA
- a CDS encoding CD3324 family protein → MRYVKAQDILPAKLLSQLQQYVDGAYLYIPRKEENRLSWGERTHSKAETARRNREIYRRYLEGESPEQLAGEFFLTEKTVRRIILEERKAGEAGHKGK, encoded by the coding sequence ATGCGCTATGTAAAGGCACAGGACATACTGCCCGCGAAGCTTCTCAGTCAGCTTCAGCAGTATGTGGACGGGGCCTATTTGTACATTCCCCGAAAAGAGGAGAACCGGCTGTCCTGGGGCGAACGCACCCACAGCAAGGCGGAGACCGCCCGGCGCAACCGGGAGATATACCGCCGGTATCTGGAGGGCGAAAGCCCGGAACAGCTTGCCGGGGAGTTTTTCCTGACGGAGAAGACCGTCCGCAGGATAATTCTAGAGGAGCGAAAGGCCGGCGAAGCCGGACATAAAGGCAAATGA
- a CDS encoding large ribosomal subunit protein bL28, with the protein MRCEICGKTTVFGKKVAHDRMYINARTPKKIKPNLHHMMVDTPKGRKRMTVCTRCMRTLRKRETL; encoded by the coding sequence TTGCGCTGTGAAATCTGCGGAAAGACCACCGTATTCGGCAAGAAGGTGGCCCATGACCGAATGTATATCAACGCCCGCACGCCGAAAAAGATAAAGCCCAACCTGCACCATATGATGGTGGACACGCCAAAGGGTAGGAAACGGATGACGGTGTGCACCCGCTGTATGCGGACGCTGCGAAAGCGCGAGACGCTCTGA
- a CDS encoding recombinase family protein: MESKIFGKVCYGFRRDKNKSVETVEPEAEIVREIFGLYLSGNSLEKIQEHLRKQGIPSPSGRTVWSRDVLNKLLNNYKYTFGVIDHTTYFAVEEMKSNRCRNPNRNIEDDEEWNVQVNLNYYGPTL; encoded by the coding sequence TTGGAATCAAAAATCTTCGGCAAAGTATGCTATGGCTTTCGACGTGACAAGAACAAGAGCGTAGAAACAGTTGAGCCGGAGGCCGAAATCGTGCGAGAGATATTTGGCCTATACCTGTCAGGAAACAGCTTGGAGAAAATTCAAGAGCATTTGCGCAAGCAAGGTATTCCTTCTCCGTCCGGGAGAACGGTGTGGAGCCGTGATGTGCTGAATAAGCTACTAAACAACTATAAGTACACGTTTGGCGTTATCGACCACACCACATACTTTGCTGTGGAAGAAATGAAATCAAATCGATGTAGAAATCCCAATCGGAATATTGAGGATGATGAAGAATGGAACGTGCAAGTCAATCTGAACTACTATGGGCCTACGCTATAA
- a CDS encoding KilA-N domain-containing protein has product MERASQSELLWAYAITRDEYAKRLSEKSLLKAEDLGFIRDRIFELINRGEANIHGPKEEQRLQAVVEKYLYPEADYISLTDIAKRFNPENPSYVIQSWLRSRNTIAFLGQWERENNSNFNEQAFQQLLVDVRSPSYTLTPVRWIERVNAVGIISKRGKNGGTAAHPFIACDFEMWNDVAFRFRVISNLVNSNSCLHYFKTLK; this is encoded by the coding sequence ATGGAACGTGCAAGTCAATCTGAACTACTATGGGCCTACGCTATAACGCGGGATGAGTATGCCAAGAGGCTAAGTGAAAAATCGCTGCTCAAAGCTGAAGACCTAGGGTTTATACGAGACCGTATCTTCGAGCTTATCAACCGTGGAGAGGCTAACATTCATGGCCCGAAGGAGGAGCAAAGACTTCAAGCGGTTGTAGAAAAGTATTTATATCCTGAAGCTGACTATATCTCGCTGACAGATATCGCAAAGCGATTTAACCCAGAGAATCCAAGTTATGTGATTCAAAGCTGGCTGCGCAGTAGGAATACGATTGCATTTTTAGGCCAGTGGGAAAGAGAAAATAATTCCAATTTTAATGAGCAGGCTTTTCAGCAATTACTCGTTGATGTTCGCTCTCCCTCCTATACCTTGACTCCTGTCAGATGGATTGAGAGAGTAAATGCTGTCGGGATTATCTCTAAGAGGGGAAAAAATGGTGGCACTGCAGCTCACCCCTTCATTGCTTGTGATTTCGAGATGTGGAATGATGTGGCTTTTCGATTCAGAGTAATATCTAATTTGGTTAACAGCAATTCTTGTTTACATTATTTTAAAACCTTAAAATAA
- a CDS encoding KAP family P-loop NTPase fold protein, with product MWLDNASRIDMLFYSPYADTIVNFTKNSCLTPLTVGLYGSWGAGKSSLLQLIEQRIEDNKDGTVCISLNAWQFEGYEDAKVAIMESLLKALKENESFFEKAQEKITKLLSRVDYLKIGKSIIRKGLPYAIGMLTGNPLPIAFNLSVEALDAGDLLTKLQTFKNEYINESEKENTLTENIRKFREEFEEMLEDVSSVKNLVVIIDDLDRCSPERIIDTLEAIKLFLSVRKTTFIVAVDQRIIEYAVNIKYPQIDGFAISSDYIEKIIQLPIKIPELSPKDIENYLLLLISQLHISEDAFGTLIKEIYDNKMMIRDKVLMHSEISAIIENKQCSYKEGTSKSSFDADVSIISKISPTVSSSLKGNPRQAKRFLNTFFVRKNLASLYFGEDIDLSVMAKLLALEIIEIRAFRKLYEWSSNFDGEIKQLKEIEQRIKDGIELDEEYALWATPRITKWLKSEPIELYKQDLSKYFYLSREALSSVESISSTFSEAERKMLSAFQNCMKGQENSRIEELKKMEPISQRNICDALIEHFKTDSIGLSIIAPIYCNYVDCRADINEVLLQKPRAFFTMPTIPHMAMMYSACPTQFDELLNQLKQKGSIKEEICARISNRNDIATTVERKGW from the coding sequence TTGTGGTTGGATAACGCTTCCCGTATTGATATGCTTTTTTACTCTCCATATGCAGATACTATAGTAAATTTCACAAAAAATTCATGCCTAACGCCATTGACTGTCGGCTTATATGGCAGTTGGGGGGCAGGCAAATCATCTCTCCTACAGCTTATCGAGCAACGAATTGAGGATAATAAAGATGGTACTGTCTGTATTTCTTTGAATGCATGGCAATTTGAAGGGTATGAAGATGCAAAAGTGGCTATAATGGAGTCTCTTTTGAAAGCATTGAAAGAGAATGAATCATTTTTTGAAAAAGCACAAGAGAAGATTACCAAACTATTGTCACGTGTTGATTATTTAAAAATAGGTAAGAGTATTATTCGAAAAGGACTTCCTTATGCAATCGGAATGTTAACCGGAAATCCCTTGCCAATTGCTTTTAATCTTTCTGTAGAAGCTTTGGATGCAGGCGATTTGTTGACAAAATTGCAAACCTTCAAGAATGAATATATTAACGAAAGTGAAAAAGAGAATACTCTTACCGAAAACATTAGGAAATTTCGAGAAGAATTTGAGGAAATGCTAGAAGATGTATCTTCGGTTAAAAATTTAGTGGTAATTATAGATGACTTGGACAGATGTTCACCTGAGAGAATTATTGATACCCTTGAGGCGATTAAGCTATTTCTTTCTGTAAGAAAGACAACATTTATTGTAGCTGTAGATCAAAGGATTATCGAATATGCTGTAAATATTAAATATCCCCAAATTGATGGATTTGCAATATCGTCTGATTATATTGAAAAGATAATTCAGCTTCCAATAAAAATACCTGAATTGTCTCCCAAAGACATCGAAAATTATTTATTGCTGCTAATATCTCAGCTTCATATATCTGAAGATGCATTTGGGACACTTATCAAAGAAATTTACGATAATAAAATGATGATTCGTGATAAAGTATTGATGCATAGCGAGATATCAGCGATTATAGAAAACAAGCAATGCTCATACAAAGAAGGCACATCTAAGAGTTCATTTGATGCAGATGTATCCATTATTTCTAAGATTAGCCCGACTGTATCAAGCAGTCTTAAAGGTAACCCTCGACAGGCCAAGCGATTTCTAAATACGTTTTTTGTTAGGAAGAACCTAGCGTCACTATATTTTGGTGAGGACATTGATTTGTCAGTTATGGCAAAGCTTTTGGCCCTAGAAATAATTGAAATACGAGCATTTAGAAAGTTATATGAGTGGAGTAGCAATTTTGATGGAGAAATTAAACAGCTAAAAGAAATAGAACAGCGCATTAAAGACGGAATAGAACTTGACGAGGAATATGCTCTTTGGGCTACCCCCAGAATCACTAAATGGCTAAAAAGTGAACCAATAGAGTTATATAAACAAGATCTCAGCAAATATTTCTATTTATCCAGAGAAGCCCTTAGTAGCGTGGAAAGCATTTCCTCAACATTTAGTGAAGCAGAGCGTAAAATGTTATCGGCTTTTCAGAATTGCATGAAGGGGCAGGAGAATTCACGTATTGAAGAATTGAAAAAAATGGAGCCTATATCTCAACGGAATATATGTGATGCCCTTATTGAACATTTTAAAACTGATTCTATTGGGCTCAGTATAATTGCTCCCATATATTGTAATTATGTTGATTGTAGAGCGGACATAAATGAAGTTCTTTTGCAAAAACCACGTGCATTTTTTACAATGCCCACGATCCCACATATGGCAATGATGTATAGCGCATGCCCAACACAATTTGATGAGCTACTCAACCAATTAAAGCAAAAGGGGAGTATAAAAGAGGAAATATGTGCTAGGATTAGTAACAGAAACGACATAGCTACTACGGTTGAAAGAAAGGGGTGGTGA